ATCCAGAAATAATAGAGATCATAATTCTCGTCATTCCGGTAATGAAATGGATATAATTATTTGCACTTTCTATATCAATCTCAATATTCTTCAAGTTAGTTGAAATAGATAGAAAGCCCCCTAAAACACTGAAAAGCATAATATGGAATAGAGTTATAGGTACTGTAGATTCGAACTGTAGAAGAGAACTTAAGACGACGATGAGTACTCCAAGGCATATGGATCCAAATAGATAAACTAGCCTACCTCTACGCACCTTATATTTAGCGATTGAACCTAATACATCTTCTATAATTATTTTTGAGGTTTTAACTTCGTCATAAAATGCACACTTAATTGCAGCAGCTATTCGAGGATTGAAAATTTTTTTTTGGCTTTTACGACGAAGGAGCCCTTTAATTAAACTTAACTCTTTTTCTATTAATATTAAGTTTTTGGAATAGTGGCTATTGGGAATTGTATTGAATGAAACCAAATCTGATTTTTCAGTTTCATAAATAAGAAATTTTTTTTCTTTTCTGTGATAAACCTTAATAATTTTATCGCCAGATAAGTTTTTGCTTCCTACTTTCCACTTATCAAAATACGCTTCATTACCCATTAATCTACTATTAGCAATTGTTTTCAACTATATAAAAAGGAAATAGGTGCTTAATAGCAAAAATGTATTTGTAAAGTGATTAATAGGTTTGTAAGAAAATTAAGCCAGAACCTTAGAAACTTCTTCCGCGGCCTCTTTCAGTAGCACAGCTGAAATTACATTTAAGCCAGAGTTATCAATAATCTCTTTTGCTTCGGCTGCATTAGTTCCTTGAAGCCGTACGATGATAGGTACATTTTCCACTTTAGCTGCAATTTCGGGATCTTTTACTGCTTCGATAACTCCGTTTGCTACCCGGTCACAGCGAACAATTCCACCAAAAATATTGATCAGAATTGCTTTCACATTTGGATCGTCCAGAATAATCCGGAAACCATTTTTTACGGTTTCAACATTAGCGCCCCCACCTACATCCAGGAAGTTAGCAGGCTCTCCTCCCGAAAGTTTGATGATATCCATAGTAGCCATTGCTAATCCTGCTCCATTCACCATACACCCAACATTACCATCCAGTTTGATATAGTTGAGGTTGTACTTTTGAGCTTCTAATTCAAATGGATCTTCTTCCGACTCATCTTTCAACTCAGCTAAATCTTTGTGACGGAATAATGCATTTCCATCCAAGGTGACTTTAGCATCCAGAGCAAGGATATCATTATCGGGGGTAAGGATAAGTGGATTGATTTCGAACATATCAGAATCGATTTCCAGATAGGCATTATAGATAGCCATAATGAATTTGATCGCCTTCTTAAGTGCATCACCCTCTAAGCCAAGAGCAAAGGCCAAATGCCGGGCCTGGTTTACTTGCAAAGGCATTCCCGGTTCAACCCATTCCTTAATGATTTTTTCAGGAGTTTCTTCAGCAACTTTTTCGATTTCAACACCACCTTCGGTAGAAACCATAATCACATTTTTTGATACCCCACGGTCAAGCAGAATCCCTAAGTAGAATTCTTTTTCAATATCAACACCATCAGTTACATACAATCTCTGAACAAGTTGACCTTCCTCGCCTGTTTGGATAGTAACTAGTACATCTCCAAGAAGAGACTCAGCTGCTTCTTTTACTTCTTCAACCGATCTGCAAAGGATAACACCTTTGGCATTGTTCTTTTTAGTACGCCCTTTTCCCCGTCCACCAGCATGAATTTGAGCTTTTACAACAAAAAGAGTAGCACCGTCATCTTTCAAAGTTTCTGCGGCTTTTACTGCTTCATCAACTGTTAATGCAGCAATACCATCAGGAACAGCTACGCCATAGCTTTTTAAAATTTCTTTGGCTTGATACTCGTGGATTTTCATGGAAAAAAAGTCGGTTTAAAAATTTAGGTTACTCCAAAAATAGGGAGCGCAAAAATACCGAGAATGGCTGCGAAATGAAAGAAGCCTTCTGGCTTTTTACTATTGTTGAAGTGATTCAGAAAGCTCACCAATATTGGTAAACAAAATGCCTCCCCTAGTATACCATCCCCGAAGAATAGTGAAGTAATAATCGGTAGCACCAGCAGGAATATCATCATTTGCAATGGTTATCGACCAATCTCCCGGTGAAACCTCTGTAAAGGTATCAAAACCAAAGAAATTTTGACCTATAGTTTCTTCGTTTTCGTTCAACCATGATAACACAAAGGTGTTGCTGGTAAACATTGTGTTGTAGATGGTAATGTTGAAGGGGATAGATCCACCATCATAAGGGGTATTGTAGAAGTCTAAAACAATATCGAAAGAAGAACCTGTCTCATTCTGGACAGTAGATGTTGCCGGGAGAGGAAAATTATTATCCAGTGTAAATCCTTTTTCTCTTACCAAATTTCCATTTTCATCAAGAAATTGGGCTTTTAAAAGTCGGTTATTTATAGAATCAAATATCCGAAGTTCTAAATCTGAAAAAACCAGACTATGGTTTTCTTCATCATAAGCCGCACTTACTTCTGCTGTATTATACTCCCATCCTTCACCTTCTTCATCTACTATCTGGAATGCGTAAATATCTTCTTGATTAGTGTTTTCAGCAAGAAAAAACTCAAACGTAATAGTAGCACTAAACGCACTTTCCGGATTCGAGAAACTTCTTCCCAAATGGGAATTGTGAGTCATACCCAGAGCAAACTGTTGGTTAATAATTCTCAGCTCGTCATCCGTTCCTGAACTGGATGAGTTGCAAGAGATCAAAAACAGAACTATTAAAAAGAGGTATACATTCAATTTCATGATTCAATTTAACGGTTATTTAAGAACAAATAACACTTTTTTGCCCATTGATTAATTCTTTACCTTCGTTCAATTTTATAATTGAAAATGAACGCCGAAAAGTTACTTATCGTATTTGGTACCCGGCCTGAGGCCATTAAAATGGCTCCGGTAATTAAAGAGTTTAAGAAGTACCCTAAAGAGTTCGAAGTATTCGTTTGTGTAACTGCACAGCATCGGGAAATGCTGGATCAGGTGTTAGATTTTTTTAGTATCACCCCGGATTATGATTTAGACCTGATGATTCCTAATCAGCGTCTTGATCAATTGACATCCAAGATACTTGAAGGAGTAACTGGTGTTATTGATGAGGTAGATCCGGATTATGTATATGTACATGGAGATACTACTACCACATTAGCTGCATCATTAGCTGCTTTTTATAAGCAAATAAAGGTAGGGCATGTAGAGGCTGGTTTAAGGACGTTTAATAAATCAGCTCCATTTCCGGAAGAGATAAACAGGCAATTGACCAGTCGCCTTGCTGATTTGAACTTTGCTCCCACTCAACAAGCTAAGCAGAACTTACTTGATGAAGGTGTTGACCCCAATTCTATTTTTGTAACGGGAAATACCGTAGTAGATGCTCTTCATTACACACTTGAAAAAGTAAAGCTCGCTACTACTGACGAGATTAAAGAGCTACATGAATTAATAGATACCGATAGCAAACTTGTTCTGGTAACCGGGCATCGAAGGGAAAATTTCGGTGAGGGTTTTAAGAATATTTGTGAAGCATTAAGGGAAGTAGCATCATTCAATCAGGTTCAGATTATTTACCCGGTGCACTTGAACCCTAATGTCAGGGAACAGGTATTAAAGCTACTCGGAGGGATCAATAATATTCACCTTATCGACCCACTTCCATATGAAGCATTCGTTTGG
This DNA window, taken from Balneola sp., encodes the following:
- a CDS encoding ADP-forming succinate--CoA ligase subunit beta; translation: MKIHEYQAKEILKSYGVAVPDGIAALTVDEAVKAAETLKDDGATLFVVKAQIHAGGRGKGRTKKNNAKGVILCRSVEEVKEAAESLLGDVLVTIQTGEEGQLVQRLYVTDGVDIEKEFYLGILLDRGVSKNVIMVSTEGGVEIEKVAEETPEKIIKEWVEPGMPLQVNQARHLAFALGLEGDALKKAIKFIMAIYNAYLEIDSDMFEINPLILTPDNDILALDAKVTLDGNALFRHKDLAELKDESEEDPFELEAQKYNLNYIKLDGNVGCMVNGAGLAMATMDIIKLSGGEPANFLDVGGGANVETVKNGFRIILDDPNVKAILINIFGGIVRCDRVANGVIEAVKDPEIAAKVENVPIIVRLQGTNAAEAKEIIDNSGLNVISAVLLKEAAEEVSKVLA
- a CDS encoding UDP-N-acetylglucosamine 2-epimerase (non-hydrolyzing); translation: MNAEKLLIVFGTRPEAIKMAPVIKEFKKYPKEFEVFVCVTAQHREMLDQVLDFFSITPDYDLDLMIPNQRLDQLTSKILEGVTGVIDEVDPDYVYVHGDTTTTLAASLAAFYKQIKVGHVEAGLRTFNKSAPFPEEINRQLTSRLADLNFAPTQQAKQNLLDEGVDPNSIFVTGNTVVDALHYTLEKVKLATTDEIKELHELIDTDSKLVLVTGHRRENFGEGFKNICEALREVASFNQVQIIYPVHLNPNVREQVLKLLGGINNIHLIDPLPYEAFVWLMNESDLIITDSGGIQEEAPSLKKPVLLMREVTERPEVLNAGVILVGAKKERIISEADSLLKEEKTGEELYPQEPLFGDGNAAKLIVENQRIAQTKS